One Chryseobacterium sp. StRB126 genomic region harbors:
- a CDS encoding SUF system Fe-S cluster assembly protein, whose amino-acid sequence MKFTDDQIADIGEEIISVLKTVYDPEIPVDIYELGLIYDVQISDDADVKIIMTLTTPNCPVAETLPQEVKDKVAEVEHVNSVDLELTFEPSWNKDMMSEEAKFELGML is encoded by the coding sequence ATGAAATTTACAGACGATCAAATTGCAGACATTGGTGAAGAAATCATCAGCGTGCTAAAAACCGTATACGACCCCGAAATTCCGGTAGATATTTACGAATTAGGGCTAATTTATGATGTACAGATCTCCGATGATGCTGACGTAAAAATTATAATGACCCTTACCACTCCCAACTGCCCGGTAGCAGAAACACTGCCTCAGGAAGTAAAGGATAAAGTAGCAGAAGTAGAACATGTAAATAGTGTTGACCTAGAACTTACCTTTGAACCGAGCTGGAATAAGGACATGATGAGCGAAGAAGCAAAATTTGAATTGGGAATGCTATAG
- a CDS encoding sulfurtransferase yields the protein MKTHPITKNIDVSQNAIVLDARTGKDAKQNYLEKHIKGARFIDLDKDLAEIGGDAAFGGRHPLPAPEKFAETLSNLGIAENSHIVVYDDKNGSNAAARAWWMLRSFGFENVQVLDGGVQAAEKNNMVFSSGEEVFEKAPLIKKENWDLPVSNLEEVENELKSNSSTVIDVRDAYRYRGESEPIDLVAGHIPGAINIPFSQNLDENGLFLSPEILKEKYTQLLQNKPENLIIHCGSGVTACHSILALAHAGFNIPNLYVGSWSEWSRREGKEVAKEL from the coding sequence ATTGTTTTAGATGCCAGAACAGGGAAAGATGCAAAGCAAAACTACCTAGAAAAGCATATTAAAGGAGCAAGATTTATTGATCTGGATAAAGATTTAGCTGAAATAGGGGGAGATGCTGCCTTTGGAGGAAGACACCCGCTTCCAGCTCCTGAAAAATTTGCCGAAACGCTTTCCAACCTTGGGATCGCTGAAAATTCCCATATAGTTGTTTATGACGATAAGAATGGCTCAAATGCTGCGGCCAGAGCATGGTGGATGTTAAGATCTTTTGGGTTTGAAAACGTGCAGGTTCTTGATGGCGGAGTACAGGCTGCAGAAAAGAATAATATGGTGTTTTCATCAGGAGAAGAGGTATTTGAAAAAGCCCCGTTAATTAAAAAAGAAAACTGGGATCTACCTGTTTCAAATCTGGAAGAGGTTGAAAATGAATTGAAAAGCAATTCTTCTACAGTCATTGATGTAAGAGATGCTTATCGATATAGAGGAGAATCTGAACCTATTGATCTGGTTGCCGGGCATATTCCAGGGGCCATCAATATTCCTTTTTCTCAAAACCTGGATGAAAACGGATTATTCCTGAGCCCTGAAATTTTAAAAGAAAAATACACCCAATTACTACAAAATAAACCTGAAAACCTGATTATTCATTGTGGTTCTGGGGTTACGGCATGTCATTCCATTTTAGCATTAGCTCATGCAGGCTTTAATATCCCAAATCTCTATGTAGGTTCGTGGAGTGAATGGAGCAGAAGAGAAGGAAAAGAAGTTGCGAAAGAATTGTAA